The genomic window GCGCTGGAGCGCGCCGTCGAGGTCGAGGGGGTCGAACATCTCCGCGCCGCGTACGCGCTCGGCAAGGGGGTCGTCGTCTGCTCCGGGCACATCGGCAACTGGGAGCTGGCCGGCCTGCGGCAGTGCCAGCTCGGCGTGCCGATGGACTACATCTCCCGCCCGCTCGACAACCCTTGGCTCTACGACCGCCTGCTCCAATGGCGCGAGGCGGGAGGCGTCTTCACCCACGCCAAGCACGGCGCCGTGCGCAGCGCGCTCAAGACGCTCAAGGCCGGGCGCACGCTGGCCTTCGTCATCGACCAGAACATGACCAGCCCGCCGCGGATCTTCGTGCCGTTCTTCGGCCGCGCCGCGGCGACGACGCCGACGATGGCCCACCTCTCGCTGCGCACCGGCGCGCCGATCGTCCCCGCCTACACGATTCCGCGGGACGACGGCACCTACCTGCTGCGCTACCTGCCGGCGATCGCGGTTCCCGAGACCGGCGACGAGGACGCCAAGGTCCGCGCGATCACGCTCGAGGCGACGCGCCTGCTCGAGGAGTGGATCCGCGCCTGCCCGCACTCGTGGCTCTGGCTGCACGACCGCTGGAAGACCCGCCCCGGCCCCGGCGAGGAGATCTGATGTCCCGTCCCGCCGTCTTCTTCGACCGCGACGGAACGCTCTGCCGCGAGCAGGGTTACGTCAACCATCCCGACCGTCTGGAGCTGCTGCCGCGCACCGCGGAGGTGATCCGCGCGCTCAACGAGCGGGGCGTGCCGACGGTCCTCGCGACGAACCAGGCCGGCGCGGCGCGCGGCTACTTCCCGCCGCACCTGATCGAGGAGACGCACGAGCGGCTCGCCGAGCTGCTCGCGGCGGAAGGGGCGCGGCTCGACGGGATCTACTACTGCCCGCACCACCCCGAGGCGGGCGGGCCGGGGCTGCGCGCGCGCTGCGGGTGCCGCAAGCCGCGTCCGGGAATGCTCCTCGCCGCGGCGCGCGACCTCGACCTCGATCTGTCGCGGAGCTTCATGGTCGGCGACTCGTTCCGCGACGTCGGCTGCGGCCGCGCGGCGGGGGTCGCGGGGACGGTGCTGCTGCGCACCGGCTACGGGCGCGGCGAGCTGCTGTGGAAGAGCGGAACGGCGACGGTCTGGCCCGACTGGATCGCCGACGACTTGCCGGCGGCGCTGGAGTGGATCCTGCCCCGCCTCGCCTGACGCGTCGCCGCATCGGCGCGGCCGACGCCGCGGGCGACGGAGAGAACGCACGACGCGGCGGCGAGGCCGGCGCGGCGGGCGACGGAGAGAACGCATGACGCGGCGGCGCAACGACGCGGCCGACGCGTCGATCGACGGAGAGAACGCATGACGCGGCGCCCGAGGCGCCCCGCGCCGCCGCGCGACCCGCGGCGGCCGGCGCGCGCCGAACTGCTGGCCTTGGTGGACCGTCTCGCGGACGCGCGCGTGCTCGTCCTCGGCGACGCCGTCCTCGACGAATTCGAGCAAGGGGAGATCGCCCGCGTCTCGCGCGAGGCGCCGGTGCTGATCCTCGACCACCGCCGGACCGACCTCTGCCCCGGCGGCGCGGCGAACACGGCGGCCAACCTCGCCGCGCTCGACGTCCGCGCGGCGATCGCCGGGCGGATCGGCGACGACGCGCAGGGAGAGCGGCTCTCCTCGCTGCTCGCCGCGCTCGGCGTGGACGCGCGCGGCCTCGTCCGCGAGCGCGGCTACGCCACGCCGACCAAGACGCGCATCCTCGCCGGCGGCCCGCACACCCGCAAGCAGCAGATCGTGCGGATGGACCGCGGACGGCGCGGCGTGCCGCTCGGCGAGCGGACGCGCCTGCGGATCGCCGCCGCGGCGCGGCGGGCCCGCGGCCGCGGCGACGCGGTGGTCCTCGCCGACTACGGCTACGGGCTGCTCGACCCCTCGTGGGTCGCCGCGCTCGGCCCCGGCGCGGGGCCGCTGACGCTCGACAGCCGCTTCGCGATCGACCGCTACCGCGGCGTCTCGGCGGCCACGCCGAACCTCGAGGAGGTCGAGCGCGCGGTCGGCCGGCGACTCGACGACGACGACGAGGCGGCGATCGCCGCCGCCGCGCGCGAGCTGCGCCGCAAGCTGCGGGCCGAGGCGCTGCTCTGCACGCGCGGCGCGCGCGGCATGACGCTCGACGCCGCGGGACGCGGCGCGGCGGCGCGGATCCCGGTCTTCGGCTCGGACGAGGTCGCCGACGTCACCGGCGCCGGCGACACGGTGATCGCGGTCTTCACCGCCGCGCGCGCGGCCGGCGCGACGTGGCGCGCCGCGGCCGAGCTGGCGAACGTCGCCGGCGGGCTGGTGGTGATGAAGAGCGGCACCGCGACCCTCTCCCGCGCCGAGCTGCGCGCGGCGCTCGAGGAAGGGTGGGAATGAGCGGGCCGCGGCGCGAGGCGAAAGGCGCGGCGCCGCGCGAAGCGGCGAAGACGCCGGCGCGCGACGCGGACGACGCCGCCCTCCGCGGAACGGAAGACGCGGCGCCGCGCGAGGCGTCCTCGAAGATCCTGCCGCGCGAGGAGCTGGCGCGGCGGCTCGCCGGGGCGGCGAACGTTGCGCTCTGCAACGGCCTCTTCGACGTCGTCCACGTCGGCCACGCCCGCTACCTCGCCGACGCCAAGCGGCGCGCCGGAACGCTCGTCGTGGCGCTCAACGACGACGCGTCGGCGGCGGCGAACAAGGGGCCGTCGCGGCCGCTCGTGCCGCTCGCCGAGCGGCTGGAGGTCGTCGCCTCGTTCCGCGCCGTGGACTACGTCACCTGGTTTCCGGAACGGACGGTCGCGGCGACGCTGGAGCTGCTCCGGCCGCGCTGGCACGCCAAGGGGACCGACTACCGCCCGGAGACGCTCCCGGCGGAGGAGCGGGCGCTCCACGCCCGCCTCGGCGTCGAGCCGCTGATCGTCGGCGACGAGAAGACGCACGCCACCACCGACATCGTCGCCGCCGTCCTCTCGCGCGGCTGAGGCGCCGCCCGCGGTCACTCGGCCGGCGTCGTCCCTTCGGCCGGCACGACGCGGTTGCGCCCCGCCGCCTTCGCGCGGTAGAGCGCGGCGTCGGCGCGGCGCACCAGTTCATCGGCCTCGTGGACCGCGTCGGGGCGCATCGCGGCCACGCCGACGCTGACGCTCACCCGCCCTTCCGGCGCGTCCTCGTGCGGCAGGTCGAGCGCCACGACGGCGTCGAGGAAGCGGCGCGCGACTTCGAGCGCCCCCGCGGCGTCGGTCTCCGGCATGATGCAGACGAACTCCTCGCCGCCGTAGCGGGCGACGAGGTCGTGCGGGCGCTTCGCCGCCCCCGCGAGGGCGCGGGCGACCGCCTTGAGGCATTCGTCGCCGCGGGCGTGGCCGTAGCGGTCGTTGAACCGCTTGAAGTAGTCGACGTCGATCATCGCCAGCGCCAGATGACGATGACCGCGGCGCGCGGCACGCCAGGCGCGCGCCAGTTGGGCGTCGAACCGCCGGCGGTTCGCGACGCCGGTCAGGCCGTCGACGAGCGACTGCGCGAGCAGCAGGTCGCGCGCCCGCTTGAGCGCCAAGTGGTTGCGCACGCGCAGCCGGACGAGCAGCGGGCTGATCGGCGAAGAGATGAAGTCGATCGCCCCGGCCTGCAGCGCGTACGCCTGATCGTCGGGGCCGGCGCCGCGGGCGACGAAGATCACCGGGATGCGCGCGGTCGCCGGATCGCGCGCGAGACGCGAGCAGACCTCGACGCCGTCCATGCCCGGGAGGGCGAGGTCGAGCAGGATCAGGTCCGGCTGCAGCGATTGGGCGATCCGCAGCGCGTCCGGCCCGGCGGCCGCCTCCGCCACGACGTACTCGTCGCGCAGGACCGCGGCGAGGATCTCGCGCGAGGCGGCGTCGGCGTTCGCGACCAACAGCGTCCCGCCGGTCTCCGCTTCGTCCGCGGCCTCGTCGCCCGCGTCGGCGTCGGCGGCCTCGCGGTCCGTCCCGCGGACGCGCGTCGAGACCGAGAGCGGGATCGGCGCCGGCCCCCGCGGCGCGGGCGCCTCGCCGGTCTCCTCCTCCGCCGCCGCGAGCGTCTCCGGCGGCAGCGCGAAGCGGAACGACGTTCCTTCCGCCGCCGACGTCTCGAACCAGACTTCGCCGCCCAAGAGCCGCTCGCCGAGCAGCTTCATCGCGTAGGCGCCGAGGCCGCGTCCCTTCGCGCTCTTGGTGCTGAAGGAGCGCTCGAAGATCCGCTCCGCGATCTCGCGGGGAATCTCCCCTTCGTTCCGCACGGTGAACGTCGGCCGCCCGCCTTCGACGTCGTACGACGCGCGCGCCGTCCCGCCCGGCGGCGTGGCCTCGAGCGCGTTGCGGACCATGTCGAGCAGCACGCGCGCCGCGAGCGTCGGGTCGGTCTGGATCCGCGCGTCCGACGACGCCTCGACGACGAGCGTCCGTCCCTCCGCCTCCGCGCCGAGCGTCGCGACCCGCTCGACGTCCCGCAGCAGGGCCGCCGGATCGACCGGCCGGCGCTCGAGCGCCAGCGTCCCGGCCTCGGCGAGCACGATCGCGTGGTGGCTCATCACCTCCGTCGCCAGCCGCGCCGTCAGCCCGAGCACGCTCTCCGCCGCCGCCTCGCGGGCCGCCGGATCGTCGTCGGTCAGGCGGCGCGCGACCCCCTTGAGGCCGCCGAGCGCGCCGACGAGATGGCGCAGGAAGACGCTCTCCAGCACGTCGCGCCGCTTCGCCGCGCTGATGTCCTGCAGCACGAAGGCGAGCAGCCGCTGGCCGGCGATCTCGATCGGCGTGCAGCGGACGCGGAACTCGGCCGCGCCGCGGACGCCGCCGCGGTCGATCGTCATCCGGCACTCGCCGCCCGCGGCGGCGTGGTCGAGTTGCGCGGAGAGGATCGTCAGCACCGCGCCGCAGTGCGCGCAGGCCTTGCTGGTGCCGCAGCCGCCGGGCCCTTCCGCCGCGTGGACGCAGCAGAAGACCTCGCCGGGGCGCAGCCCCTCGAGCCGCCGCTGGTCGTTCGCCTCGAGCGCCAGCAGCACTTCGGTGTTCGCGGCGACGACCTGCCGCCGCTCGTTGAGGAGCAGCACGTAGCCGGAGAAGGCGTCGAGCAGCGCCCGCGTCACCGGATTCTCGAGGCAGAAGCGGGCCGCCCTCCGCACGTCCTCCTCGCGGGCCCGTTCCGCCGGCGCGAAGAACGTCGTCGAAGGAGCCGTCCCCCCGCCCATCGCCTGCTCGTCGTCGCCGATCATCATCGAAGCGCCCCTCGCCGCGACTCTATGACAATTTCCTCTCCGCGGTCCACCGCCGATTTCCCGCCTTGGCCCCCGTCGCCCGCGCCCCGGTCGTCCCCGAACCCCCTCGAACCACCGCCCGCGCCGACGCCGTCGCCGTGCGCAAGCGACGCCGGGGCTTTGCGCAGCGAAATGAGGTCGGCCGTCAGGGGGCCGGCGGACCCCTCGGTTAAGGCGGTCCGCCGGCCCCCTGACGGCCGACCGGACGCGCCGCCGGACGCGCGGGCCTTGCCCCTCGAAGAGGCGAACGCCGGCCGCCCGTACGGATTTTCGGTTTAGGCGTTCACCAGCCGCCCCGTCCGCACGGACGACACCAACCCGAACGCGAGGAAGGTCGCCACGACCGACGACCCGCCGTACGACACCAGCGGCAACGGCACGCCGATCGTCGGCACCACCCCCGTCACCATCCCCGTGTTGATGAAAATTTGCCCCGCCCACAACACGACGACGCCGGTGGCGATCAACGTCCCCAAGTAGTCCTGCGACGTCGCGGCCGTGTCCACCGCCCTCATCAACAACGCCAGCAGCAGACCGAGCGTGACCAACACGCCGACGAAGCCGGTCTCCTCGGCGATCACCGCGAGAATGAAGTCGGTCTCGCGCGCCGGCAGGAACTCGAGCCGCGACTGGCTCCCTTGGAACAGCCCCTTCCCGACGACCTCCCCCGAGCCGACGGCGATGCGGGACTGGATCGTCTGGTAGCCGGTCTTCATCGGATCGCGGTCCGGCTCGAAGACGGTGATGATCCGCTCCTTCTGGTACGGCTTGAGGACCATGAACCAGCCGATCGGCGCGAGCAGCGCGGCGACGACGGCCAGCGTGACGAGGACCTTCGGCCGCAGCCCGGCGACCCACGCCAGCCCCAGGAAGAGCGGCACGTACGTCACCGCCGTCCCCATGTCCGGCTGCAGCAGCAGCAACCCCATCGGCGCGACGATGAACGCCGCGAGATAGGCGAGGTGCCGGAAGTCGAGCCGGTGCGGCGAGCGCGAGAGGAACGACGCGGCCGCCAGAACCGTCAACGTCTTCATCGGCTCCGACGGCTGGAAGCGGAACGGCCCGCCGAGCGAGAACCACGAGCGGGAGTTGGCGATCGGGTGGGTGAAGAGGACCAGCACGAGCAGCGCCATCCCCACGCCGTAGAGGATGAACGCCAGATCGGACCAGTCGTGGTAGTCCACCTTCGAGACGACGAAGTAGACGACCCAGCCGACGAGCATGAAGATCAGTTGCCGCCCGCCCGATCCGCTCCAGAACGAGAGCTCCTTGCTCTGCGTCGCGCTGTGCACGAAGACCACGCTGATCGTCGAGAGGGCGAGCAGCAGCAGGACCGTCGCGCGGTCGGCCTTATCGAGGATCCACTGGATCATTGGGAACCTGAGTCGGCCCGTTGGGGTCGGGGACGGTGGTTTCTTCGTCGTTGCCCGAGCTCTCGCCTTCGTTTTCCGGCGCGGCGGCGGGCGGCGCGGGCGGCTGCGCCTGCAGCGTTCCCTGCAGCTCGGCCTCGCGCGCCTCGCGGCGGTACTCGGGCTCCGTTCCGTTGCGCAGCGCTTCCTTCCGTTCAAGGTACCGCTTGACGACGATGCCGGCGATCGGCGCCGCGGTCGCGCCGCCGTGTCCGCCGCGCTCGACGATGATCCCCCAGGCCAGCTCCGGCTTGCCGACCGGGCCGAACCCCATGAACCAGGCGTTGTCCTTCTGCTGCTCTTCCGCCTCGCGGGAGATCGTCTGCGCCGTGCCGGTCTTCCCCGCCATCTGGTAGCCGGGGACGCGGGCCTTCGACGCCGTGCCGCGCGCCGACTCGACGACGTTCAGCATCCCTTCGGTGATCACGTGCAGCGTCTCGGCCGACAGCCCGACGGCGCGCGGCTCCGGCGCGTCGCCCGGACGGTCCACCATGTGCGGGAAGACGCGGTAGCCGCCGTTGGCGATCGCCGCGGCGACGATCGCGTTCTGGATCGGCGAGACCTGCACCAGCCCCTGCCCGATCCCCATCGAGATCACCTCGCCGGGGTAGACCGGCTGCTTCCGCACCTTGCGCGACCACGCGTCGTTGGCGACGAGGCCCAGCGCCTCGTGGTCGAAGCGCAGCCCCGACTTCTCGCCGATGCCGAAGGCGTGGGCCCACTTGGAGATCTTCTCCGCGCCGAGGCGCCGCCCCATCGTGTAGAAGAACACGTTGCACGACTGGGTGATCGCCTCCTGGACGCCGATCGCGCCGTGCCCGCCCTTGCGCCAGCAGTTGAAGACGCGCCCGTAGAAGGTCGCCGCGCCGCCGCAGCCGACGGTCTCCCCGGGCGAGGTGGCGTGCTCCTCGAGCGCCGCCGCGGCCATCACGACTTTGAAGGTCGAGCCGGGGTTGTAGGCGCTGCTGACGACGCGGTTGAGCAGCGGCTTGTCCGGGTCGTTGACCAACGACGACCAGACCGCCGGCGAGAGCCGCCCGCCGAAGACGTTCGGCTCGAACGACGGCGCCGAGTAGAGAGCGCGCACGCCGCCGGTGTACGGCTCGATGAACACCGCCCCGCCGACGCTGTCGCCGAACGCCTCGACGAGGTCCTTCTGCATCTCCGCGTCGAGCGTCGTGATCAGCGCGCGGCCGTTCTTCGGCGGCCGCTGGATCGCCACGACGCCGAGCGGGCGGCCCGAGGCGTTGACCTCCTCGAGCGCGATCCCGGCCACGCCGCGCAGCTCCGCGTCGTAGGCCCGCTCCGCGCCGGTGCGGCCGACGCGGTCGCCGAGGACCAGGTCGTGCCGCGCCGAGAGGTCGTCCTCGTTCGCCTCGGAGACGAAGCCGAGCGCGTGCGCCGCCGCCTTCGCCAGCGGGTACTGGCGCTTGCTCGTCATCTCGACGTCGATCGAGGGCAGGTCGAAGCGGTTGGCCTCGATCCGCGAGGCGGTCTCGAGGTCCACGTCGTTCAGCAGCAGGATCGGATCGAAGCGGGCCTGGATGCGCCGCGCCTTCTGGTAGATCCGGACGAGGTCCTCTTCCGGCTCGCCGATCGTCCGCGCGAGCAGCCGCGTCTCGCGCTCGCCGTTCTTCGTCCGCTCCGGCGCCAGCCAGACGGCGAAGCCGGCGTGGTTCGTCACCATCACCACGCCGTGCTGGTCCACGAGCGGCCCGCGCAGGGCGCGCTCGATCCGCCGGTGCAGCCGGTTCTCTTCCGCCAGACGGTGGTATTCCGGCCCCTTCACGATCTGCAGGTACCAGAAGACCGCCCAGAGCAGCACGAACCCGACCGGGACGAGCATCCGCACCGCGGCGAGGCGCCGCGAGCGCATCCGCCGCCTTTGGTACTCGAGGAAGGTCGGCTGCTGGCGGAAGTCCTGGGTCACGACAGGCTCCCGCGCCGCGCCGCGAGTTTGAAGAAGAGCAGCCCGAGCGCGGTGTTGATCGCCACCGCCGCCAGCCAGACCAGCGGCCCGGGGATCGCCCCGGCCGAGCGGTTGAACAGCAGGGCGAGCGAGAGCTGGATCGCCCAGTCGGCGAGCGCCGCGGCGAGCATCGCCAGCATCGCCGGCAGCGCGTAGAGCATGTCCACCTTCGCCGCGGCGAACGAGAGGGCGAAGGCGATCGTCATCTGGCTGAAGGCGTGCAGCCCCAGCCACTGGCCGAAGAGCGCGTCGTCGAGCAGGCCGCAGACCAGCCCGGTCAGGAGCGCCGGCCAGCGCTTGCCGCCGAGCGCGCCGAAGACGGAGACGACGAGCAGCGGGTCGGCGAACGGCGCGATCGGCGGGACCATCGCCACCAGCGCCTTGAGGAAGACGGCGAGCACGCCGAGCAGCAACAGCTTCCAGATCTTCATCGCGCCGTCTCCGTCGCCGTCGGCGCGGCCGGCGCGGGCTTCGGCGTCGGCGGACGGCGGTTGGGCGGCACGAGGAGGACCTCTTCGAGGCTCCCCATGTCGGCCGCCGGCTCGACCGCGATCCGCCAGGTGAGCGGCGAGTCGGCCCACATGTCGCGCACGTAGCCGACGAGCAGCCCCGCCGGGAAGACGCCGTCGAGCCCCGAGGTGACGACGACGTCGCCGACGGCGACCGCCTGGTCGCGCGGCACGTACTCGAGGCGCGTGGCGATCATCGGCCCGCGCCCGCCGCCGCGCAGGATGCCGGCGAAGCGGTCCTGCTGGTGGCGCACGCCGACGCCGCTGTCCGGATCGACGATCAGCACGATCTCGGCCGAGTCCGACTGCACGTCGCGGACCTGCCCGACGAGCGCGCCGCGGCTCACCGCGACCCAGCCCCGCCCGACGCCCGCGCCGTAGCCCTTGTCCACCAGCACGGCGCGCCGCAGCGGCCCCGACGACAGGTCGGCGACGACGCGGCCGACGACGCCGCGCTCGTAGGCGACGTCCTCCTTCAGAGAGAGCAGTTCGCGCAGCCGCCGGTTCTCGCGCCAGACTTCCTCGAAGCGGGCGCGGTCGGTCTCGAGCTTGTTGACCTTGGCGAGCAGTTGCTCGCGCTCCCCCTTCGCGCCGACGGCGTAGAGGTAGTTCTCCCAGATCCGCTGCAGGCCGCCGGCGACGCCGAGCACTCCCTGCCACGCGCGGCCGGTCGTGCCGCGGTAGGAGTGGGTGACGGCCTCGGCGCTCTCCATCCGCTGCGCTTGGGCGCCCATCAGCGCCAGAAGAAGCACGGCGACGATCGCGTAGACCAGCGTGGCGAGGCGTTCGCTCATCGGATGCCAGCCCGCGGCGCGCCCCCGCCCTTGGGGGCGGGCGGCGCCGCGCGTCCCGGCGCTCCTCGCGGCGCGCCGGGGTTAGTCAGTCGATGCAGACCTTCCGCAGCAGCTCGAAGTCGGTCAGCATGCGGCCGATCCCGAGCGCCACCGCGGCCTGCGGCTCCTCCGCGAGGCTGACCGGCAGGCCGGTCTCCTCGCGCAGCCGCTTGTCGAGGTTCCGCAGCAGCGAGCCGCCGCCGGCGAGGATGATCCCGCGGTCGCCGATGTCCGCCGAGAGCTCCGGCGGAATCTGCTCCAGCGCGATGCGCGTCGCGTCCACGATCACCGAGACCGTCTCGGCCAGCGCCTCGCGGATCTCCTCGTCGGTCACGGTCAGCGTCTTGGGGATCCCCTCCACGAGGTCGCGGCCGCGCAGCTCCATCGACAGCTCCTCGTCCAAGGGGAAGGCCGACCCGACCTTGATCTTCACTTCCTCGGCGGTGCGGTCGCCGATCAGCAGATTGTGCTTGCGCTTGATGTACTGGATGATCGCCTCGTCCATCTCGTTCCCCGCGACCCGCACGGAGCGCGAGTAGACGATGCCGGCCATCGAGATCACCGCGATGTCGGTCGTGCCGCCGCCGATGTCGATGATCATGTTGCCGGTCGGCTCGGTGATCGGCAGGCCCGCGCCGATCGCGGCCATCATCGCCTGCTCGACGAGATAGACCTCGGTGGCCTTGGCCTTGTAGGCCGAGTCCTTCACCGCGCGCTTCTCGACCTGCGTGATCTCGGACGGCACGCCGATCACGATCCGCGGCCGCACGCCGACCTTGCGGTTGTGGGCGGAGCGGATGAAGTGCTCGAGCATCCGCTCGGTGTGCTCGAAGTCGGCGATGACGCCGTCCTTCATCGGGCGGATGGCGAGGATGTTCCCCGGCGTCCGGCCGAGCATCTCCTTCGCCGCGCGTCCGACCGCCTCGACCTTTCCGGTCTTCTGGTTGACGGCGACGATCGAGGGTTCGTTGACGACGATCCCCTGCCCCCGCGCGAAGACGATGGTCGTCGCCGTGCCGAGGTCGATGGCCAGATCATTGGAGAACAGCGAAAGCAGGGAACGCGGCCAGAAAGCCACAGGTGAATCCTCCGCGACGCCTCCGCGGCGTTGAGCGGAGGCGGAAGCGCCAAGTCGGCCTCGGGGCGAGCGGGACGAAGCGGAAGGGGCGACACGGAGGACGCCTCCCCGTCGAGCCGGGGCGCAGGCGGCAAATCCTAGCGGAGGAACAGTTTCGCGACAACCCGCGGCCCCGTCCGGGGCCGGCGGCCGCGCGGCGCGTCAGCCGCGCGGGTCGGCCAACCGCACCCCGTTCTTGCCGCCGTACTTCACCACGTACATCGCGCCGTCCGCCGCCGCGAGCAGCTCCTCCGGCGTCTCGCCGTGCCCCGGGCAGGCGGCCACGCCGATGCTCACCGTCAGCCGCACGTCGAGCCCCAAGGACGCCAGCCAGCGCCGCTCGGCGATCGCCGCGCGGATCCGCTCGGCGATGACCAGGGCGCCGGCCGCGTCGGTGTCGGCGAGGACGATCGCGTACTCGTCCCCGCCCCAGCGGGCGACGACGTCGAGATCCCGCACGCTCTCCCGCAGCAGCTCGCCGACCTCGACCAAGGTCCGCGACCCGGCCATGTGGCCGTGGTGGTCGTTGACCAGCTTGAAGCCGTCGAGGTCGAGGAAGAGCAGCGCCACCGGCCGGCCGAAGCGGCGGGCCCGCTTCGTCTCCCGCTTGAGGTAGTTCTCCATGAAGCGGGCGTTGTAGAGGCGCGTCAGGTCGTCGGTGACCGTCCGCTCCTCCAGCCGCTTGAAGAGCAGCGCGTTGTCGAGCGCGATCGCCGCGGGCTCCATCAGCGTCGCCGCGAGCCCGAGGTCGTCCGGCCCGAAGACGACGCCGGCCGGCGCCGCCAGCTCGGCGATCCCGATCGTCCGCCCGCGGGAGACGAGCGGCAGCGCG from bacterium includes these protein-coding regions:
- a CDS encoding PfkB family carbohydrate kinase, producing MTRRPRRPAPPRDPRRPARAELLALVDRLADARVLVLGDAVLDEFEQGEIARVSREAPVLILDHRRTDLCPGGAANTAANLAALDVRAAIAGRIGDDAQGERLSSLLAALGVDARGLVRERGYATPTKTRILAGGPHTRKQQIVRMDRGRRGVPLGERTRLRIAAAARRARGRGDAVVLADYGYGLLDPSWVAALGPGAGPLTLDSRFAIDRYRGVSAATPNLEEVERAVGRRLDDDDEAAIAAAARELRRKLRAEALLCTRGARGMTLDAAGRGAAARIPVFGSDEVADVTGAGDTVIAVFTAARAAGATWRAAAELANVAGGLVVMKSGTATLSRAELRAALEEGWE
- the mreC gene encoding rod shape-determining protein MreC, whose amino-acid sequence is MSERLATLVYAIVAVLLLALMGAQAQRMESAEAVTHSYRGTTGRAWQGVLGVAGGLQRIWENYLYAVGAKGEREQLLAKVNKLETDRARFEEVWRENRRLRELLSLKEDVAYERGVVGRVVADLSSGPLRRAVLVDKGYGAGVGRGWVAVSRGALVGQVRDVQSDSAEIVLIVDPDSGVGVRHQQDRFAGILRGGGRGPMIATRLEYVPRDQAVAVGDVVVTSGLDGVFPAGLLVGYVRDMWADSPLTWRIAVEPAADMGSLEEVLLVPPNRRPPTPKPAPAAPTATETAR
- a CDS encoding lysophospholipid acyltransferase family protein — encoded protein: MAQSRSVGRRIEAAAVLSTAAIVRRLPLRARIGFGEAVGSLLHAVDRRHRELARTNIALSLGVGADEAARIARRTFRCLGRGFAETLTMSYYRGAALERAVEVEGVEHLRAAYALGKGVVVCSGHIGNWELAGLRQCQLGVPMDYISRPLDNPWLYDRLLQWREAGGVFTHAKHGAVRSALKTLKAGRTLAFVIDQNMTSPPRIFVPFFGRAAATTPTMAHLSLRTGAPIVPAYTIPRDDGTYLLRYLPAIAVPETGDEDAKVRAITLEATRLLEEWIRACPHSWLWLHDRWKTRPGPGEEI
- a CDS encoding adenylyltransferase/cytidyltransferase family protein; translated protein: MSGPRREAKGAAPREAAKTPARDADDAALRGTEDAAPREASSKILPREELARRLAGAANVALCNGLFDVVHVGHARYLADAKRRAGTLVVALNDDASAAANKGPSRPLVPLAERLEVVASFRAVDYVTWFPERTVAATLELLRPRWHAKGTDYRPETLPAEERALHARLGVEPLIVGDEKTHATTDIVAAVLSRG
- a CDS encoding HAD-IIIA family hydrolase; protein product: MSRPAVFFDRDGTLCREQGYVNHPDRLELLPRTAEVIRALNERGVPTVLATNQAGAARGYFPPHLIEETHERLAELLAAEGARLDGIYYCPHHPEAGGPGLRARCGCRKPRPGMLLAAARDLDLDLSRSFMVGDSFRDVGCGRAAGVAGTVLLRTGYGRGELLWKSGTATVWPDWIADDLPAALEWILPRLA
- the mrdA gene encoding penicillin-binding protein 2; protein product: MTQDFRQQPTFLEYQRRRMRSRRLAAVRMLVPVGFVLLWAVFWYLQIVKGPEYHRLAEENRLHRRIERALRGPLVDQHGVVMVTNHAGFAVWLAPERTKNGERETRLLARTIGEPEEDLVRIYQKARRIQARFDPILLLNDVDLETASRIEANRFDLPSIDVEMTSKRQYPLAKAAAHALGFVSEANEDDLSARHDLVLGDRVGRTGAERAYDAELRGVAGIALEEVNASGRPLGVVAIQRPPKNGRALITTLDAEMQKDLVEAFGDSVGGAVFIEPYTGGVRALYSAPSFEPNVFGGRLSPAVWSSLVNDPDKPLLNRVVSSAYNPGSTFKVVMAAAALEEHATSPGETVGCGGAATFYGRVFNCWRKGGHGAIGVQEAITQSCNVFFYTMGRRLGAEKISKWAHAFGIGEKSGLRFDHEALGLVANDAWSRKVRKQPVYPGEVISMGIGQGLVQVSPIQNAIVAAAIANGGYRVFPHMVDRPGDAPEPRAVGLSAETLHVITEGMLNVVESARGTASKARVPGYQMAGKTGTAQTISREAEEQQKDNAWFMGFGPVGKPELAWGIIVERGGHGGATAAPIAGIVVKRYLERKEALRNGTEPEYRREAREAELQGTLQAQPPAPPAAAPENEGESSGNDEETTVPDPNGPTQVPNDPVDPR
- the mreD gene encoding rod shape-determining protein MreD, which codes for MKIWKLLLLGVLAVFLKALVAMVPPIAPFADPLLVVSVFGALGGKRWPALLTGLVCGLLDDALFGQWLGLHAFSQMTIAFALSFAAAKVDMLYALPAMLAMLAAALADWAIQLSLALLFNRSAGAIPGPLVWLAAVAINTALGLLFFKLAARRGSLS
- a CDS encoding diguanylate cyclase, whose protein sequence is MMIGDDEQAMGGGTAPSTTFFAPAERAREEDVRRAARFCLENPVTRALLDAFSGYVLLLNERRQVVAANTEVLLALEANDQRRLEGLRPGEVFCCVHAAEGPGGCGTSKACAHCGAVLTILSAQLDHAAAGGECRMTIDRGGVRGAAEFRVRCTPIEIAGQRLLAFVLQDISAAKRRDVLESVFLRHLVGALGGLKGVARRLTDDDPAAREAAAESVLGLTARLATEVMSHHAIVLAEAGTLALERRPVDPAALLRDVERVATLGAEAEGRTLVVEASSDARIQTDPTLAARVLLDMVRNALEATPPGGTARASYDVEGGRPTFTVRNEGEIPREIAERIFERSFSTKSAKGRGLGAYAMKLLGERLLGGEVWFETSAAEGTSFRFALPPETLAAAEEETGEAPAPRGPAPIPLSVSTRVRGTDREAADADAGDEAADEAETGGTLLVANADAASREILAAVLRDEYVVAEAAAGPDALRIAQSLQPDLILLDLALPGMDGVEVCSRLARDPATARIPVIFVARGAGPDDQAYALQAGAIDFISSPISPLLVRLRVRNHLALKRARDLLLAQSLVDGLTGVANRRRFDAQLARAWRAARRGHRHLALAMIDVDYFKRFNDRYGHARGDECLKAVARALAGAAKRPHDLVARYGGEEFVCIMPETDAAGALEVARRFLDAVVALDLPHEDAPEGRVSVSVGVAAMRPDAVHEADELVRRADAALYRAKAAGRNRVVPAEGTTPAE
- the rodA gene encoding rod shape-determining protein RodA, encoding MIQWILDKADRATVLLLLALSTISVVFVHSATQSKELSFWSGSGGRQLIFMLVGWVVYFVVSKVDYHDWSDLAFILYGVGMALLVLVLFTHPIANSRSWFSLGGPFRFQPSEPMKTLTVLAAASFLSRSPHRLDFRHLAYLAAFIVAPMGLLLLQPDMGTAVTYVPLFLGLAWVAGLRPKVLVTLAVVAALLAPIGWFMVLKPYQKERIITVFEPDRDPMKTGYQTIQSRIAVGSGEVVGKGLFQGSQSRLEFLPARETDFILAVIAEETGFVGVLVTLGLLLALLMRAVDTAATSQDYLGTLIATGVVVLWAGQIFINTGMVTGVVPTIGVPLPLVSYGGSSVVATFLAFGLVSSVRTGRLVNA